The stretch of DNA CCAAATCTAATGATGTTATCTTTACAAGGGAATAAAATAAAAGATATTTCTGCGTTAGCGGGAATGAATATTGAATTCCTTAACGTCGGCTTTAACGAAATTGAAGATATTTCAAGCTTACTAGAATTAGAGAATTTACAATACGTTATACTCATGAAGAATTCATTGGATTTAAGTGAAGGTTCCGACGACCTTTCCGTTATCCGGACACTTGAAGACAAAGGGATCTTGGTCATGTATGAATATCTCGATATTTCAGTCGACCAAGTAACACAGAATTCTATTGAGATTAGTTGGTCACCCGTTACGCAAGATGGTTACGAGGATTTCCTTTACTATATTGTGGTGGATGGGGAGGAAGTAGCACTAGATTTAGATGCTTCATCTTATACCTTAACGGACCTTCAGAGTAATACCGAGTACAGCATTGAAGTTGTTGGAATCAGTAATGACTTTGAACGCTTGATTTATGGAACGACCGTTGTCACAACATCTGCCGAAGAAGAGAATCCCGGAGATGGAAGTGATGAACCAGGTGAAGATACTGGTGGAGAAGGAGAAGGTGAGACTCCAGCCGCTCCAGGAAATAACCCAGGAAACGGAACCGAAAATAGTCCAACTCCAGAAAACAACGCAGAGAAAGAACCAGGAACCCTGCCAAACACAGCTAGCAATATGTACAATATCCTTCTTTTGGGTGTGCTATTGATTGTTGTTGGTGCCTGTCACCGCTATATCGGTAGAAGAACAAATTAAGGTGCTCTAGGATTAAAGGAAAAATATACTAAAAAAACTCGTCTAGAGTTAGACGAGTTTTTTTATATTAGTTTAAGATTGTTACTTTCAATTGTTTTCTTCCGAAATTGATGGCGTCTTGTTTTGAAGGAATGAAAACATCAATTTTATTTCCTTTAATGGCTCCGCCAGTGTCTCCGGCGATAGCTTCACCATAACCTTCTACATAAACTCTACTGCCAAGGGGTATAACAGATGGGTCAACGGAGATGACCTTTTGATTTGGATTTTCTATTAGGTTAATTCCTGTTGCAGTAATACCAGAGCAACCTTCACACGAAGCCGTATAGGCTGTTGCTTCTACGATAATTTCCTTTGAACTAGATGCTGGTGCTGCTGGTGCAGCAGGTGCTGGTGTTGTCGCTTCTACTGCAGGTGCGCTTTCAGTTGGTGCTGCCGCTTCAACTGAAGGTGCACTTTCCTTTTGTGTTGATTCTTCAGGCTGTACTGGGTTATCTGTTAAAGCAATCGTCGTATCTTTTAAACCTTCAAAGATTAATAGATTTAATCCTGGATGGATGAGATCGCTATGTAGTTGGTTCCACTCTTTAATTTGAGAAACGGTTACCTGGTGATCAATGGCAATGTCCCATAGTGTGTCGCCTTTTATAACAGAATAACGTTTTTCAGGGGCAACAGTTAGTATATCTCCAGGGTGAATAAGATCTGTGGTAAGATTATTTAACTTTTGGATATTTTCTACAGATGTGTTATTTGCACGCGATAGAGCCCAAAGGGTGTCTCCTTTTTGTACTGTAATCGATGCAGCTTGAACATTAGCACTTACAGTTACTGAGAGTACAGCAACTGCTAAAATTGATACCATTTTCTTAAGCATTCTTTTACCCTCCATGTTCTTTGATTGCTAATTTTTATTTATCGTAACATAGAAAATTCTGAGAAAAAGAACAGGGAGGTGTTAATTCGTTTACATAAGTGGCATTTATATTGCGATAATATTTCTGAAATAAAGCTGTAATCAGAAATCAAAGAAGTTTTTTATACTGTAATAAATGGTCACAATTTTTGGAGGTACCTTTTTTCAATATAATAAAATAGGATAACATTTTTTTTGGCATACATTTCAATTTTATGGATTTTATTCCTGTGTTAACAGAAGAATGGTAGTCTATTTACCTTCTAGTTTATTATATTTAAAGAATTTCCACTATTACATCTATTTAGATTTATGTTATATTATAAAAGGAATTATTATTACTATGATAATAGTAATAACTAAAAAATGGGGAGTGAATGTAATGAAGAAATTTGGACTGATTACTTTATTTTTGGTTCTTACTCTATTTATTGCTGCATGTGGGACCGATAAAACAGCAAGTGAAAGTGGTAAAAGTGAAAAAGTATATAAAGTCGGTGTAGATACAACTTATCCTCCGTTTGAATTTAAAGAAGGAGACGAGTATAAGGGTATCGATATCGAATTAATCAATGCGATTGCGAAAAATCAAGGATTTGAAATCGAACTTTCTCCAATGGATTTTGGCGGTATTATCCCAGCTATGCAGGCTAACCAGCTTGACGTGGCTATTGCTGGAATGAGTATTACTGATGATAGAAAAAAGATTGTAGATTTCTCAACACCTTATTTTGACGCTGGATTAATCGTCGTTGTTAAAGAAGATAATTCAACGATTAAATCCGTTGATGACCTTAAAGGGAAAAAGGTTGCCGTTAAAAAAGGAACAACTGGTGCGAAATATGCAGTAGATAATGCTGACAAACTAGGAATTGAAGTTGTTCAATTTAACGATAGTCCTGCGATGTTCCAGGAAGTATCTAATGGAAATGCAGATGCACTAATTGAAGATTACCCTGTTATCTCTTATGCTATTGCCCAGAAGGATCTTGGATTGAAACTTGTGGGAGATCGTTTAAATGGAG from Neobacillus sp. CF12 encodes:
- a CDS encoding LysM peptidoglycan-binding and 3D domain-containing protein — protein: MLKKMVSILAVAVLSVTVSANVQAASITVQKGDTLWALSRANNTSVENIQKLNNLTTDLIHPGDILTVAPEKRYSVIKGDTLWDIAIDHQVTVSQIKEWNQLHSDLIHPGLNLLIFEGLKDTTIALTDNPVQPEESTQKESAPSVEAAAPTESAPAVEATTPAPAAPAAPASSSKEIIVEATAYTASCEGCSGITATGINLIENPNQKVISVDPSVIPLGSRVYVEGYGEAIAGDTGGAIKGNKIDVFIPSKQDAINFGRKQLKVTILN
- a CDS encoding transporter substrate-binding domain-containing protein, translated to MKKFGLITLFLVLTLFIAACGTDKTASESGKSEKVYKVGVDTTYPPFEFKEGDEYKGIDIELINAIAKNQGFEIELSPMDFGGIIPAMQANQLDVAIAGMSITDDRKKIVDFSTPYFDAGLIVVVKEDNSTIKSVDDLKGKKVAVKKGTTGAKYAVDNADKLGIEVVQFNDSPAMFQEVSNGNADALIEDYPVISYAIAQKDLGLKLVGDRLNGDQYGIAVLKGENKELLEKINNGLAELKKDGTYDKILKTYLGE